Part of the Acidobacteriota bacterium genome, CCGCTCACCGTCCTGGCCGCCTGGGTGCTGCTGGGCGAGCGCCTCGGCCCGCTGCAGCTGGTGGGCCTGGCCCTGGTCACGGGCGGCGTGGTCTGTGCCGCGGGGCACGAGCCCCCGCGGGGGGTCCCGGCGAAGCGGCTCGTCGCCGGGGTCGTCTGGGGGGTGGCGGCCATGGTGATGCTGGCCATCGGGATCACCATCGCCAAGCCGGTGCTGAACAAGCCGGGGACCTCGGTGATGTGGGCCACCACCGTCCGGCAGATCGGCTGCCTCCTCGTCATGGTCCCCGCGGCGCTGCTCTCGCCGCGACGCCGGTCGTATTTCCGGGTGTTCAGGCCCAGCCCCGCCTGGAAGCACTCCATCCCCGGCGCGATCCTGGGGTCCTACCTCGCCCTGATGTGCTGGATCGCCGGCATGAAGTACGCCAAGGTGGGGGTGGCCGCCATCCTGAACCAGTCCAGCACCATTTA contains:
- a CDS encoding DMT family transporter, whose amino-acid sequence is MGEFFALLTALIWSAAVILIKRSGETMSPFALNFFRVVTSLCLFVPTLFLFGETPWQRAPLSDYLTLFASGVIAIFVSDTLFHHSLNIVGAGLSAIVDCLYAPLTVLAAWVLLGERLGPLQLVGLALVTGGVVCAAGHEPPRGVPAKRLVAGVVWGVAAMVMLAIGITIAKPVLNKPGTSVMWATTVRQIGCLLVMVPAALLSPRRRSYFRVFRPSPAWKHSIPGAILGSYLALMCWIAGMKYAKVGVAAILNQSSTIYILVFAALFLKEKFTLRKAVACAVALAGLVLVTVA